Proteins found in one Symmachiella macrocystis genomic segment:
- a CDS encoding integrase core domain-containing protein, translating into MGELRRLGINRICRQTVRNILKEEGIDTSPNRSQGSWEQFIKIHAKTLWACDFFTKHVITPRGLVNYFLLVFINVETRDIFVSNSTAHPDSAWVTQQARNFLMQTAGRDEKPACLIRDRDTKSTAQSDDVLKAEGVKIKVLPVQSPNFNSRCERVIQSIKQECLDNFLVFGEQHLNYLVREYVRHYNDDRAHSACGHLSPSCTDPPPENNTIVLDDIVRRERLGGLIQWCEPAA; encoded by the coding sequence TTGGGCGAGTTGCGGCGGCTCGGCATCAACCGCATCTGCCGACAAACGGTCCGCAACATCCTCAAAGAGGAGGGGATCGACACCTCGCCCAACCGGTCTCAAGGTTCTTGGGAGCAGTTCATCAAGATCCACGCCAAGACCCTCTGGGCCTGTGACTTTTTCACAAAACATGTCATCACGCCAAGAGGGCTTGTGAACTATTTCCTGTTGGTCTTCATCAATGTCGAGACCCGCGATATCTTCGTCAGCAACTCCACGGCGCACCCCGATTCCGCATGGGTAACACAGCAGGCCCGCAACTTTCTCATGCAAACGGCCGGTCGCGACGAAAAGCCAGCCTGCCTGATTCGCGATCGCGACACGAAATCCACAGCACAATCCGACGATGTACTAAAAGCCGAAGGTGTAAAGATCAAAGTCCTGCCGGTACAAAGCCCGAACTTTAATTCTCGCTGCGAGCGGGTCATTCAGAGTATCAAGCAGGAATGCCTGGACAATTTCTTGGTCTTCGGCGAGCAGCATCTGAACTACCTTGTCCGTGAATACGTCCGCCACTACAACGATGATCGAGCCCACTCTGCCTGTGGACATTTATCGCCCTCATGCACTGATCCGCCACCGGAGAACAACACCATCGTTCTCGATGATATTGTTCGCCGCGAACGACTGGGGGGATTGATTCAATGGTGCGAACCAGCTGCGTGA
- a CDS encoding carbohydrate porin — protein MHKSVRYLLGLIVTCCIWLNTASSFAQQSLAPACDAAQGNYFCSNATNPCADWLTSPNMLGDLGGARSGLAESGILYNASLTNFYQGVASGGNQQTFDNGGKVDQFVIFEGGKLGLDEGFTAIMHAETRYGEDVILDAAPLVPVNTNLLYPSLNNETAITGLLFQQALSEEWAVAFGKFNAVDLWNMVYPQTGRGVTGFMNASMILPMSFTKTFPLSTLGGGVMRMKDKQIQGALLVYDSNNSTTTSGFDRLFDNGAIVLGLWRFFTEFNELPGSHLFGGTWASGNYSSLDRLDWAFIPGQGIVAGPQSGSWFLMYVAEQKIWIDPCNLNRNVGLLSQWGLADENTNPYRWTGNVALQAQGLIRGRDKDTMGVGYFYSGLSGQFKTLQRQFDVNDLQGGELYYNATITPWFHLTADLQIVEPSVRFNDTAVVFGLRAQLLL, from the coding sequence ATGCACAAGTCGGTGCGGTATTTACTGGGATTGATTGTCACGTGTTGCATTTGGTTGAACACAGCGTCGAGTTTCGCGCAGCAGTCGTTAGCACCTGCGTGTGATGCTGCACAGGGAAACTACTTCTGCAGTAATGCCACCAATCCCTGCGCTGATTGGCTGACGTCCCCAAACATGCTGGGTGACCTGGGGGGCGCCCGGTCCGGTTTGGCTGAGAGCGGCATTCTGTACAACGCCTCGTTGACGAACTTCTATCAGGGTGTTGCCAGCGGCGGGAATCAGCAGACCTTCGACAACGGCGGCAAGGTCGATCAGTTCGTGATCTTCGAAGGAGGCAAGCTCGGCCTCGATGAGGGCTTCACAGCTATCATGCACGCCGAAACACGATATGGTGAGGACGTGATCCTGGACGCGGCACCATTGGTACCTGTGAATACGAATCTGCTTTATCCGTCACTGAATAACGAGACTGCGATTACCGGCCTGTTGTTTCAACAGGCGTTAAGCGAGGAATGGGCGGTCGCGTTCGGTAAGTTTAATGCGGTCGACTTGTGGAATATGGTCTACCCGCAAACCGGTCGAGGTGTAACGGGGTTTATGAATGCTTCGATGATCCTCCCCATGTCGTTCACTAAGACGTTTCCGCTTTCGACGCTGGGAGGCGGAGTCATGCGGATGAAAGACAAACAAATCCAGGGCGCACTGCTCGTCTACGACTCGAACAACTCGACAACGACCAGTGGCTTTGACAGGCTTTTCGACAACGGAGCGATCGTTCTCGGTTTATGGCGGTTTTTCACCGAATTCAACGAACTGCCTGGCTCCCACCTGTTCGGAGGGACGTGGGCCAGCGGTAATTATTCTTCCTTGGACCGGCTCGATTGGGCGTTCATTCCCGGTCAGGGAATTGTCGCTGGCCCACAAAGCGGTTCATGGTTCTTGATGTATGTGGCCGAGCAAAAGATTTGGATTGATCCATGCAACCTCAATCGCAATGTGGGTCTGCTGAGCCAATGGGGATTGGCTGACGAAAACACCAACCCCTACCGCTGGACTGGCAACGTGGCCTTGCAAGCTCAAGGCCTGATCCGCGGCCGCGATAAAGATACGATGGGCGTCGGTTATTTCTACAGCGGCCTCAGCGGACAATTCAAGACGCTACAACGGCAGTTCGATGTCAACGACCTGCAAGGGGGTGAACTTTACTATAACGCAACAATAACGCCATGGTTCCATCTGACCGCCGACCTGCAGATCGTGGAGCCTTCGGTGCGGTTCAACGACACGGCAGTCGTGTTTGGCCTGCGGGCGCAACTGCTGCTGTAG
- a CDS encoding PocR ligand-binding domain-containing protein, producing MLAAGEAFSIYACKNGLYDCASPIVLEGKHVANVFVGQILLMPLLMKHVLQPPKPLSDYRSDLLDEFEEVVLRCLEKDPAKRPLTAFDLEQSLASISLDEPWDNRRAAVWWKDSQPKNTDARFKNNDERKLNDETRFH from the coding sequence ATGCTGGCGGCGGGCGAGGCGTTCTCAATCTATGCCTGCAAGAACGGACTCTATGATTGCGCATCGCCCATCGTGCTTGAGGGCAAGCATGTCGCCAATGTCTTCGTCGGCCAGATTCTTCTCATGCCACTTCTGATGAAGCACGTGCTTCAACCGCCCAAGCCGTTATCAGATTACAGATCAGACTTACTCGACGAGTTCGAGGAAGTCGTGCTTCGCTGCCTGGAAAAGGATCCGGCGAAACGGCCGCTTACCGCCTTTGATCTCGAACAAAGCCTAGCGTCCATCTCCCTCGACGAACCGTGGGACAATCGCCGCGCAGCTGTTTGGTGGAAAGACTCGCAGCCGAAAAATACTGACGCTCGCTTCAAAAACAATGATGAACGGAAGTTGAACGACGAAACGAGGTTCCACTGA
- a CDS encoding integrase core domain-containing protein has product MQIPNLNSHCERVIQSIKQEYLHNILVFGKRYLNCPVRKYVRYYNDQRAHAACGHLPPSNADPPPENNTISLDDLIRRERLGGLVQWYERAV; this is encoded by the coding sequence GTGCAAATCCCCAACTTGAATTCCCACTGCGAACGAGTCATCCAAAGCATCAAGCAGGAATATTTGCATAATATCCTGGTGTTTGGCAAGCGGTATCTCAATTGCCCCGTTCGCAAATATGTCCGTTACTACAATGATCAGCGAGCACACGCAGCCTGTGGGCATCTGCCGCCTTCAAACGCTGATCCACCACCAGAGAACAACACAATTTCACTCGATGATCTCATCCGCCGCGAACGACTGGGCGGTTTAGTTCAATGGTACGAACGTGCTGTGTGA